The sequence GTCTTGAATACTATTCCTGCAGCCCATACAGTTACAGCTACCTTTGTCAGTACATAACTCACAAGTGAGATCAGTGATAAGACGGTCCTTGACCCTCCGCCATAGCGTTTTTCCAGAAATTCAGGCATGGTATAAACCATACTTCTTGAATAAAAAGGGACAAAAACCCAACCAAGAATCAGGATGAGCCATGAGTGCATTTCCCAATGAGCCATAGCCATACCACTTTCAGCTCCCGCACCGGCCAATCCGATTAAATGTTCGGAGCCGATATTGGAAGCAAAAATGGAGGCTCCTATAACAAACCAGCCGGCATTGCGTCCAGCAAGGAAATAATCAACAGATGTTTCTTCTTTCTGTTTGAGTACCCACCAAACAATACCAATTAGGGCAAGAAAGAAAATACCAAGTACAATCCAGTCAAGTGTTGCCATATATATTCATTTTAAAGTTTAGCCGGGTTTTCTAAACAATAATCTTCCTTATGATTGCAGGTGTAAATATAACACCTAATTTGGACAAGCCAAAACCAAACAGGATGCTTTCAAGGAATTTAATGTGTTTCCTTTTTGGCTTGTCCAAATTAATAAAAAAGAAACCATATTTCAGGCCAGGAACTATAAAAAAATCATATATGGATTTGGTTTTCCTGTCGGCTGTAAGTTTTAGTTTCTTCGGTTCCCCTACGAACGTTTCATAATACAATTTTAATGAACCTGGTATTTTTTCGCCCATCGCATCACGTTTGCAGGGGGCCTTTTGTTCCTCAGTTCATTGGCCATGTAATTCATATAGGGTACTACATGACTGAAAAAATGCTGATATCCTTCGCAAAGATAATTTAATCGTTTTTCGGGGACTCCGGTTTCGGTCACCCTGTTTTTGGGACATCCGCCCCGGCACATCTTTTTAAACTTACATTTGTTACATTTTTCGGGGAGGTTGTATTCTTTTCTCAGCCCGAAATTCATTTGCTTTTCGGATTTCATTAATTCCACCATGGGCGTTTCCATAATGTTGCCCAGGTAGTTTTCATGATAAACGAAGTGATCGCAGGAATACAGATCCCCGTTGAATTCCAGTACGGCAGCTTCTCCGCAGGTTCTGTCAAATACACACAAACCCGGATTCTGATTTACCCAGTTGGCAAGGGTGGTATCAAAAATCTGCACAAAATATTTACCAACATCCCGGGTAACCCATTCATCGAAGATGGTAGTCAGGAATTTACCATATTGCTTTGGGTTTACTGACCATTCGGTAACTTCAGACTTTCCCTGGAAATCCGGGGAAATCAGTTCTACCGGCGTATCCTCATCCGGGGCTGCATACTGTTCTACAATGGGTATGAACTGCATGAATTTGCTTTCAATGCCTTTCAGAAAACGGTAAACATCTCTGGGATAGTGACTGTTGTAGTCGTTTACAACCGATAACGTATTGAATTCTGCCCGGTGTTTCTTTAAAAGTTCAATCGCCTTCATCACATCATCGAAACTGCCCTGGCCATTTTTGTAACGGCGGTATTTGTCATGGATCCACTTAGGTCCGTCAATGGAGACTCCAACAAGAAATTCACTTTCGGCAAGAAACCGGGCCCAGTCCTCATCTATTTTGGTAGCGTTGGTCTGGAAGGAATTTTCAATGGTTTTATTGCCTTTGTATTTTTGTTGCAATTCAACCGCCTTTTTGTAGAAATCAATTCCCATTAGGGTAGGCTC comes from Bacteroidales bacterium and encodes:
- a CDS encoding anaerobic sulfatase-maturation protein gives rise to the protein MDISFKDAHRKFQTTAFNIMVKPIGPICNLNCTYCYYLEKKNLYESVQNFKMSHKVLETFIKEYIQGQKAPVINFVWQGGEPTLMGIDFYKKAVELQQKYKGNKTIENSFQTNATKIDEDWARFLAESEFLVGVSIDGPKWIHDKYRRYKNGQGSFDDVMKAIELLKKHRAEFNTLSVVNDYNSHYPRDVYRFLKGIESKFMQFIPIVEQYAAPDEDTPVELISPDFQGKSEVTEWSVNPKQYGKFLTTIFDEWVTRDVGKYFVQIFDTTLANWVNQNPGLCVFDRTCGEAAVLEFNGDLYSCDHFVYHENYLGNIMETPMVELMKSEKQMNFGLRKEYNLPEKCNKCKFKKMCRGGCPKNRVTETGVPEKRLNYLCEGYQHFFSHVVPYMNYMANELRNKRPPANVMRWAKKYQVH
- a CDS encoding Na+/glucose cotransporter is translated as MATLDWIVLGIFFLALIGIVWWVLKQKEETSVDYFLAGRNAGWFVIGASIFASNIGSEHLIGLAGAGAESGMAMAHWEMHSWLILILGWVFVPFYSRSMVYTMPEFLEKRYGGGSRTVLSLISLVSYVLTKVAVTVWAAGIVFKT